The genome window AGACCAACAATCAGCCATGAGATTATCGGGGCAATAATCAGTGGTGTCTGTGCCATAAACACAAACCATTATTGATTCTGCAGCTATAATCGGCTCGGATGGAGTCCAACTAATAAACCAGAGACTGTCATCGAAAACAAGCGAATAGTCGTTTATTGTGTCTCCCAACACTGTGAAAACTATAGTGGCTGTATCGAGGCCGGAACCATAATCAACAATATTCGCGGATATCATAGGTGTCGGTTCATCGATGATACTATCCGGCATGGGAATCCTGTTAGATACAACCGGAGGTTCGAGATCAACAAAGAAATCCCAGCAAAGAGGTTCAGTTAAATAGCCTCCACAAGTGTTTTCGAGCGAATTAAGACAAACATGGACAGTGTCGCCATCGGAGAAGTAGTTCGTAGAATCGGGGGTATATATTAAATACATGGTATCGATAAGGGTTAACTGACCATCACCAACTGTATGAAGTTCGCCATCGATTGATATCTCTATACTCGGCACGACTATCTCACAATCGATAGCATAAAGAATAGTCGCAAGAAAATCGAGTCCCACAGCAACACCGGTAAGATCACAAGCCTCTATAGTCAGAGTATCCGAACCGGAGTGCATCGATGGCAACATATCGAACTCGAAAAGATGATTCCATGTTGCACCATCATCATCAGCGCCGATAGAATCGCCGTTCATATAAAAAGTTGCGGTGTTATCACAATACATTTTCACGCTAGCCGAATCTATAACGGTCCCCGGTGGCGTCTCAATAATCGACCTAAAAGTCAAACAACGGTGAAGGATGGTTCCACTATAAACACTATCCCAAATCCATGAAGAGGTCGGAAAGACATAAGAACCCCAACCACTAAAGGAAATATCGACAGCCGGCACCCATGAACCGGAAATTGTATCGTAATATTCGGTGCTGGTAGAACTACTCGGTATCTGCCTCTCGATACGCATAGATCCTTCGGTGCCAATGATCATCGTGATAGGCTGGTTTTCGCACGATGTCCATGTATTGGGGAGCGGTTCGATTATCTCAGCTGTCACTGGTGGCGCTGTGCAATGAATATAAATAATTATTGGATTGGAACCACAAGGTTCATTGGTATTCGGCCATAGCGTATCGACATAAAGACCGGTATCTATCGCATAAAATGCTATTTCAAACTCGCCCCAGGTATCCGGGGGCAATGCCCCGGGAGCCTCTGCAGTAGTAAATCGTGGGTCTGTATGGCTTGCGCCGGAAACAAGCAGAGTATCGATTGTCTCGTCGGAATTGCAAACTGCAACCCGAAGGATAGTGTCATTCGCAACCATAACACTGTCAAAATAAATGGAATCGGAAGGAGAGGGCAATAGCTCGAGAAATCCGTGGCCAAGCACGAGAGTATCTTCTTGATCTATCAAGACTGTATCGAGATATATGGATTCTTCCCCTTCGTGACCACTTATCATAAGGTAATGACGGATGGGATCTATGCTACCGAAAGTAGTCCTAAGTATAAACTGCCACTCATCTCGAGGAATATAAAAAGCACCCCCATCGGTGTTATCCCACCAAGCCCAATCACCCTGAGGGTATGCCGATAAATTGAATTCCCCGGAATCATCGCTCATTGCGAGAGTGCAACCGGTAGGCAGGCCGTCGAGATAGGCAACACAGGTTGCATCGGTCGTGCCTGTGGCATCAATATTATGTTGTATAACCAAACCAATATTTCCTGAAAGCGGATTATAGAAAAAGAATACGTGGCTTTCATAGGCCGTTTCGTAACCGGTGTGCATCGAGGAAGAAGTATAATCGAACCATGATGCTTCAGTTATTGAATCGGTGATAACAGGCTCGACACAAAAAGTATCCCCCCTGAAAATAGCATAGAAATACCCTTCTGGATATCCTGTGCCCTGACTAAATAAGGCTAATGGAATGAAAAGAAATATGGCGATG of bacterium contains these proteins:
- a CDS encoding T9SS type A sorting domain-containing protein codes for the protein MKALKFIAIFLFIPLALFSQGTGYPEGYFYAIFRGDTFCVEPVITDSITEASWFDYTSSSMHTGYETAYESHVFFFYNPLSGNIGLVIQHNIDATGTTDATCVAYLDGLPTGCTLAMSDDSGEFNLSAYPQGDWAWWDNTDGGAFYIPRDEWQFILRTTFGSIDPIRHYLMISGHEGEESIYLDTVLIDQEDTLVLGHGFLELLPSPSDSIYFDSVMVANDTILRVAVCNSDETIDTLLVSGASHTDPRFTTAEAPGALPPDTWGEFEIAFYAIDTGLYVDTLWPNTNEPCGSNPIIIYIHCTAPPVTAEIIEPLPNTWTSCENQPITMIIGTEGSMRIERQIPSSSTSTEYYDTISGSWVPAVDISFSGWGSYVFPTSSWIWDSVYSGTILHRCLTFRSIIETPPGTVIDSASVKMYCDNTATFYMNGDSIGADDDGATWNHLFEFDMLPSMHSGSDTLTIEACDLTGVAVGLDFLATILYAIDCEIVVPSIEISIDGELHTVGDGQLTLIDTMYLIYTPDSTNYFSDGDTVHVCLNSLENTCGGYLTEPLCWDFFVDLEPPVVSNRIPMPDSIIDEPTPMISANIVDYGSGLDTATIVFTVLGDTINDYSLVFDDSLWFISWTPSEPIIAAESIMVCVYGTDTTDYCPDNLMADCWSFINMRERFIWFSNESGARCDTVLIPLYIDGLDYSWIADIEMEFSVNPEILHPLDIITDSSYIDGWAISDVIIDFALGKIHASASGMPLTSGMEGILLYLLAEVDCNASGGDYCQIIIDTIVFNEGSPLVTHEDGFFMVELEPEFFSCDIYLNRTAGTPSEDFVLTFGASGPGTDGYNSGLDVQFIPPPLWRVNGWFTISDEDYPLMNRLTRDIRDVTPPKRWIIITDNEPNGIARWNPASLPEGEFRINHLSDMKRDSVCYFNRNDTLIIDWELEEPVYSEQALSTGWNMVSCPAIPTERTAAEVFNTSLGVYRYLAPEFRYANTERIHAGEGYWVWSDSSRYIEYAGIEIENYLFSIYPGWNLIGAISTPLAVSSIASTPGGAISGALYTYEDGTYIETDSLIPNKAYWLLAMFDATIHVPSDYSRKMTPELQPLWVNRLINDEITLELPYLETCPEGFMPGDVALPPEAPGMALPKAALFADGISYRRKISSIDWLIICSEDINLTLDCPGKVILIVDNHEYHNGDIISLQKGKYNVQQTIEIPEKLSIVRCEPNPFNAKTVLVIESPVSALANIEVYDILGNKTSALKAELAPGINKITWNGKDASNNELPTGIYFVKVVSGEKLSIARVVLLK